One segment of Streptomyces sp. NBC_00576 DNA contains the following:
- a CDS encoding class I adenylate-forming enzyme family protein — MTGTPAATDAPTSTWFGAHLVASAAEAGARTALVFGDRTWTYAELDLAIRRAVARLDKFGVRRGDRVVMQGAARPEALITLFAVTRMGAVLVPVHPQVAGGELTVVCEETSPRAVVGDAGFPGSRPGDGSWFRLGWEDLHPCDELSAPAAECAAPAGSDLAVIAFTSGTSGRPKGVALTHDNLRWSMVNGLSLLPVGPDDIALVSTPLAHVAVLGGLPQYTLARRGTVVLAPKFNPDLFFDLVRDHRVTCAFAVPAMAALLARHPRFTGGDLATLRWILSGGAPAQSATRDQLTGRGIGVVDSYGLTETCAGVTYSEPTDAVGRPVPHVELTVVDGQGVSVVGTAGEIWVRGPSVAASYWSVGGSWPVADSGGWFHTGDRGRIDVRGRLEVVGRVKDTIITGGENVDPAEVENALADLPGVVEVAVSGTPDQVWGEVVTAFLVPDAGEPTLDDIRAHLDGRLARHKWPRRLCVVPALPRGATGKLQRQRLTTLLDD, encoded by the coding sequence ATGACCGGAACGCCTGCGGCCACGGACGCGCCCACGAGCACCTGGTTCGGCGCACACCTCGTGGCAAGTGCCGCCGAGGCGGGGGCGCGTACCGCTCTAGTCTTCGGCGACCGGACCTGGACCTATGCCGAGTTGGACCTCGCCATCCGGCGCGCGGTCGCCCGGCTCGACAAGTTCGGGGTGCGCAGGGGGGATCGGGTCGTGATGCAGGGCGCCGCGCGGCCCGAGGCGCTCATCACTCTGTTCGCCGTGACCAGGATGGGGGCCGTGCTGGTCCCCGTACATCCGCAGGTTGCCGGCGGGGAGCTGACGGTCGTGTGCGAGGAGACCTCGCCACGGGCCGTCGTCGGGGACGCGGGGTTCCCGGGGAGCCGGCCGGGCGACGGGTCGTGGTTCCGGCTCGGCTGGGAGGACCTGCATCCCTGCGACGAGCTTTCCGCACCCGCCGCCGAGTGCGCCGCTCCGGCCGGCTCCGACCTCGCGGTCATCGCCTTCACCTCCGGAACCTCCGGACGCCCCAAGGGAGTTGCCCTCACCCACGACAACCTGCGGTGGAGCATGGTCAACGGGCTGTCGCTGCTGCCCGTCGGCCCGGACGACATCGCTCTCGTCTCCACACCGCTGGCCCATGTCGCCGTACTGGGCGGACTTCCGCAGTACACCCTGGCGCGGCGCGGGACGGTGGTCCTGGCGCCGAAGTTCAATCCGGACCTGTTCTTCGACCTGGTCCGCGACCACCGGGTGACCTGTGCTTTCGCGGTGCCCGCCATGGCGGCCCTGCTCGCCCGTCATCCCCGGTTCACCGGCGGCGACCTGGCGACGTTGCGGTGGATCCTGTCCGGCGGCGCACCGGCGCAGTCGGCGACCAGGGACCAGTTGACCGGGCGCGGTATCGGCGTCGTCGACTCCTACGGGTTGACGGAGACCTGCGCCGGCGTGACGTACTCCGAGCCCACGGACGCGGTGGGCCGGCCCGTCCCGCACGTCGAGTTGACGGTCGTGGACGGGCAGGGGGTGTCCGTGGTCGGTACGGCCGGTGAGATCTGGGTGCGCGGTCCGTCGGTCGCGGCGTCGTACTGGTCCGTCGGCGGATCATGGCCCGTCGCTGATTCCGGGGGCTGGTTCCACACCGGGGACCGGGGGCGCATCGACGTACGCGGGCGGCTGGAGGTCGTGGGGCGGGTCAAGGACACCATCATCACCGGTGGTGAGAACGTCGATCCCGCCGAGGTCGAGAATGCGTTGGCCGACCTTCCCGGTGTCGTCGAGGTCGCGGTGTCCGGGACACCCGATCAGGTCTGGGGCGAGGTCGTGACCGCCTTCCTCGTCCCGGACGCCGGTGAACCGACCCTCGACGACATCCGCGCCCACCTCGACGGCCGGCTCGCCCGGCACAAGTGGCCCCGGCGCCTGTGCGTCGTACCGGCACTGCCCCGCGGGGCGACCGGGAAGCTCCAGCGGCAGCGGCTGACGACCCTGCTCGACGACTGA
- a CDS encoding alcohol dehydrogenase catalytic domain-containing protein, translating to MSATMRAARMHHVGEPMRLEELPVPEPGPGDVRVAVHAVNIVPNLANILNMWTTWFPHSPLPTLPAIFGLDPAGVVEAVGDGVEGFAVGDRVYVNPGRHCGSCKSCRNNDSINCASYAFAGYFGFSATALGLLDRYQGGLAEFMIAPGYSLVKLPDALSFEAAARFGYLGTMYSALRKAGAGPGRSVLVNGISGTLGIGAALLAPALGLTHVYGTGRDQGLLDQVGKLGAGRLRLHSLNDGPLDEWIRDETDGYGVDIYIDALGPGAPHETFRAGMRALARGGTAVDIGAIAGDVPVDVHRMMDQQLSLIGSAWFTSGEGQAMADLVEAGLLDLGPLEHHVYPLDQVNEAISGIAQRNGGFSNFVISPTAGS from the coding sequence ATGAGTGCGACCATGCGAGCCGCGCGGATGCACCACGTCGGCGAGCCGATGCGGCTGGAGGAACTCCCCGTCCCCGAGCCGGGTCCCGGCGACGTCCGCGTGGCCGTCCACGCCGTCAACATCGTGCCGAATCTCGCCAACATCCTGAACATGTGGACCACTTGGTTCCCGCACAGCCCCCTGCCGACCCTCCCCGCGATCTTCGGGCTCGACCCCGCCGGTGTCGTCGAGGCGGTCGGTGACGGCGTCGAGGGGTTCGCCGTGGGCGACCGGGTGTACGTCAACCCGGGCCGCCACTGCGGGTCGTGCAAGTCGTGTCGCAACAACGACTCGATCAACTGCGCCAGTTACGCCTTCGCCGGGTACTTCGGCTTCTCCGCCACCGCCCTCGGCCTGCTCGACCGCTATCAGGGCGGCCTCGCCGAGTTCATGATCGCGCCCGGCTACTCCCTGGTGAAGCTGCCGGACGCACTGTCCTTCGAGGCCGCCGCCCGCTTCGGCTACCTCGGCACCATGTACTCCGCCCTCCGCAAGGCCGGCGCCGGACCGGGCAGATCGGTCCTGGTCAACGGCATCAGCGGCACCCTCGGCATCGGCGCCGCGCTCCTCGCCCCCGCCCTGGGCCTGACACACGTGTACGGCACCGGGCGCGACCAGGGGCTCCTCGACCAGGTCGGCAAGCTGGGGGCCGGCCGGCTGCGGCTGCACTCCCTGAACGACGGCCCGCTCGACGAGTGGATCCGCGACGAGACCGACGGGTACGGCGTCGACATCTACATCGACGCGCTCGGCCCGGGCGCCCCGCACGAGACGTTCCGCGCCGGAATGCGGGCGCTGGCGCGCGGCGGCACCGCGGTGGACATCGGTGCCATCGCCGGTGACGTGCCCGTCGACGTCCACCGGATGATGGACCAGCAGCTGAGTCTGATCGGATCGGCCTGGTTCACCTCCGGCGAGGGCCAGGCCATGGCCGACCTGGTGGAGGCGGGACTGCTCGACCTCGGCCCGCTGGAACACCATGTCTATCCGCTGGACCAGGTCAACGAGGCCATCAGCGGGATCGCCCAGCGCAACGGCGGCTTCAGCAACTTCGTCATCAGCCCGACGGCCGGCTCGTAG